A stretch of DNA from Acidobacteriota bacterium:
ATCAGTTCGTGTTCGGAGTTCTTTGCAGGCCGGAAGTGAAATCCCGTGCCGAGGTCGATCACCATCGGAAGCCCGGGCGGAAGCGGCTCGGCCGATCGTGCCCAGACGATCTGCCGGCGGAGCGGTTCCACCGGGAGCGAGATGCCGGCGGTGGCGGCAAGTTCGGCGGCCCAGGCACCTGTACAAACAACGACGCGGCCGCAATCGATCCGTCCCGCTTCGGTTTCGACCCCCGTGACGCGGCCGTTATTGGTGAGAATGTTTAGAACACGCGCGCCTGTTTCGAGCCTTGCACAGAGGGCGAGGGCACGCTCGGTAAAGCCGCGCATGACGGCGGGCGGGTCGATGAAGCCATCCTGCCGGCCAAAGCTCCCGCCGAGAATGTCGGAGCAGTTCATTCCCGGGATCATCTCGCGGATCGCTTCCGGCCCGACGGTCTCAACGCCCTTAACACCGAGCCGACGCTGAAGCTCGACGTTTCGCTTGAGATAATCGAAATGCTTGGGCTCGGTGGCAAAAAAGAGATAGCCGCGGGGCTCATAGCCGCAGTCGTGGTCCCAATTCTCGAAAAAATCGATTGAGTAAACGGACATTCGGATGTTGATCTCCGTCTCAAACTGCGCCCGAACGCCGCCCGTCGCCGCACCGGTGGAACCGCGGCCCTGATCCGCCTCGCGTTCGAGGATCAGCACATCCTTCGCCCCGCGTTCGGCAAGGTGATATGCCACACTCACCCCAACAACGCCGCCGCCGATTATGATCGTTTCCGCCGATGATGAATTGATTGCTTGTCTATTCATTTGGCCTATTAGGTCTAAGCAAATTCTGTAGTCAACGCATCCGTCCCTTTGATATAATTACAGCTCGAGGCGGGCTCTCCGTCTTTTATTTCATCTCGCTCAAATCAAATCTACCACTCCGAGTTAAAAAAAATGAACCAGTCACTTTACGAGTTCTCGCAGTCTGTTATTGAGCAGCTAGGCCATTATGTTTACGTTCTTCGCGATCCCTTCCAGGACAACAAGGTATTCTATATTGGGAAAGGAACTGGCAACCGCGTCTTCTCGCATGTGACAGATTCGCTCAAAACCGCAGCGGTTTCAGATAAGTTGGACCGGATTCGGGCGATACACGAAAAGGGAGAAGAGGTGCTGCTGCAGATAATTCGCCATGGATTGACTGAGAAAGAAGCGTTCGAGGTCGAGGCGGCTCTGATAGATTTTGAAGAGATCGGTAGCCTATCCAATTTGGTAAAGGGGCATCATTCGGATGAACGTGGCGTGATGCACGTCCGCGATATAAAGGCTCGCTACGCGTCTGAACCCGCCGAGATCACGGTACCATCGATTCTGATCATCTTGAATCGGGCATATCGGCCCGGAATGCAGGAAGAAGCTTTATATGAGTTTACCCGCGGCCGCTGGAAATTAGGATCGAGGCGTGAAAAAGCGAAATATGCGTTCGCAGTGTATCGTGGTTTGATCAGACAGGTGTACCGGATTGTTAAATGGTACCCGGTTCAGGGACCGTTGTCTGAGGTCAGGCTCGCGTGGATGGAAGAGAATAACATCACGTTTCACGGAAAAGATCGCCAGCGTTGGGAGTTCGAAGGTACTGTTGCCGGAGAATTGCAGGATTTGATCGGAAAGTCCGTTGCACACTACCAGAAAAAGGGCCAGCAAACGCCATTTCAGTATCTCAATTGCTAACGTTTTGAAGGTGGTCATTCGGTCATATGTGCCTACGTTTTTTTGATAGACTGATAGGATGAATTTCTGCGATCTTTATTCGCTCTCGCTACATCGGCTTATTGCGGAAAAGCTCCGGGATGATCCAGATACAGTGATCGGAATTGCTCGTGGGAATCTCCGACGATGGCTTTCAAGTGAGGCGTTTTCTGAGGGGGCAGGAAGACGGGCCCTTCTTGAATGGGTAGAAATCCTCGACACTCGCACGTACGACGAGATCATAGCGATTCTTACCGAGGAAACTGACGAAGGACAGAGATTGCGGTCGTCAACTCCGTTCCCAGGAATACTTACAAAACAGGAGCGAGATGTTATTTGGAAAAAGTGTGCTGAGATCGTACCTGTTTAGGTCTCGCAGAGAATTGTAGGTCAAAGAGAAGCGATAATTTCCAATGCGTTTCTCTTTGCACCTAGTAAACGCTTTAAATCGACAGTAAATGCACTACCACCTAATTGGAATTTGCGGGACGGCGATGGCTTCGCTGGCGGGGATGCTGCAGGCGGGCGGGCATCGGGTTACGGGTTCGGACCAGAATGTTTACCCGCCGATGTCAACACAGCTTGAGGCCCTCGGCATCGAGATATTGAACGGATACCGGGCGGAGAATGCTGATATCGGTGCGGACTGCGTCGTGGTCGGCAATGCTATATCGCGGGGCAATCCGGAGCTTGAAGAGGTGCTCAACCGCAAGCTCGTCTATCGCTCGCAGGCGGAGATCGTCAAGGAGCTTTTCATCCGCGGGCGGCGTTCGCTGGTGGTCGCCGGGACGCACGGCAAGACGACCACGACGAGCATCGCGACCTGGGTCGCAGAGGTCGGCGGGCTCGACCCGAGCTTTCTGGTCGGCGGCGTGGTGCAAAATTTCGGTGCGAGCTTTCGCGTCACGGACAGCGATTTTTTCGTCATCGAGGGCGATGAATACGACACGGCATACTTCGACAAGAAACCGAAGTTCATGCATTACCTGCCCGAGATCGCCATCGTCAACAATATCGAATTTGACCACGCCGATATCTACCGCGACCTGCAGGAGATCAAGTTTCAATTCTCGCGGCTGATGAACCTTGTGCCCGGAAATGGCAGGCTGATCTGCGGCATCGATTCGCCCGTCGTAAGGGAAGTTCTCGATGAGATGCACGGGCGGCTCTTTACGCAGATAGAGACCTTTGGGCTTTCGGACGATGCGAAATGGCAAGCACGTTATATCGACTTTGCGGGTGATGTGACGCGTTTCACCGTATTCAAAGAGGGCCACAGTTGGGGCGAATTTGAGACGCATCTGATCGGCGAGTTCAACGTGCGGAACTGCCTCGCGGTGATCATTGCCGCCGATGCCTGGGGTATTTCAAAAGAGAAAATTCAGGAGGCTCTCGACACATTCAAGTCCGTCAAACGCCGAATGGAGGTCCGCGGAACGGTCGCGGGAGTTACGGTCATCGACGACTTTGCCCATCACCCGACGGCGGTCGAAGAAACGCTCAAGGCACTGCGGATGAAATACGACGGCCGACGGCTGATCGCCGTATTCGAGCCGCGTTCGTGGTCGTCGCGGCTGGCGGTTTTTCAGGAGCCTTATACGAAGGCGTTCTCGTACGCCGATCACATTATCATCGCCAGTGTTTACAACACCTCAAAGGCGAGTGAGCTCGGCAAGGTGCTCGATGTCGATGAACTCGTCAAGGACATCGAACTTCAGGGCAAGTCCGCGTTCGCATTCCCGGACGCCGATGCGATCGTCGAACATCTGACGCCCGAAATGAAGTCCGGCGACGTCATCGCCGTAATGTCCAACGGCGGCTTCGGCGGAATCCATGAAAAGCTACTAGGGATACTGCAACGCCGTCAGTAACCCTTGACCCAAAGCGGTGTGCCGTCTTCCCATTTGTTGTGGGTTAGTCGGATTCGTTTACCATCGCTTAGTCGTAAGGCAACGATCTCGCCGTAGAGCTGCGGATGAAATCCTGTGCTCTGCACGAGCGGCTCTTCGTCGGCAATGCCGAAATCCTCCGTCGTGTATATCACCCAATTCCCATCCGGCGAGAAATGAGCGTGTGCATTTTGGCCTTTAGATGTCGTTAGCTTCCGCGGCGGCGTCCAGTTTCCATCCGGTTGGAGCTCGATCAGGAAAATGTCCATCGCCTTTCGAGATGCGTAAGGAGCCCCCTCGCGGTCTGATGAAAACGCGATCTTCGTGCCGTCGGCCGAAATCGTCGGGAAGTTGTCCTTGTGAGCATCGTTCGTCAGATTGCGAACCTGCCCATTCTCAGAAAGATATATGTCGAAATGGCCACTCCGGGAACTGCGGAAAACGGTCTTCTTACCATCGGTCGTGAAGTCGCCAAAGCCATCATTCATTCCGGATGAGACCGGCCTTTCGAGCTGCCTCGATTCAAGGTTGTAGCTCCAGATCGAGCCTTTATCCGGTTCGGAGCCAAAAAAGAGCCCGGTCGTGAAGGTCAAGCTTCGGCCATCAGCCATCATTCGGGTGTCCAGCACGCTGGCAAATGCCGGATGTGTCCAATAATCGACGCCGAAATCGAAAAGCTTTTCGAGCCGATCCTCGCGGTAGTTATAAGCAAAAAACTCAGCGCCGGTATTCATGAAGAACGGCGTAAAGATGGCGATGTAAAGTGCCGCCGCCGCTCCAAGGCCCGTTGCCAGGGCTGATAGCCTGCTCAACCGGCTGCGAGGATCGCCTGCAGAGTTCCGGGTTCGTCCCTGCCTAAAAAAGAAAAGAGCGAGTAGCAGAAGCAGCAAACCGAGCACACCCATTACGGACGCGACCTTCACGATCGACCCGGGCGAATTGACGGCAACGAGGAAGAACGCCCCGACGACCGAAAAGAGAATCGCGAGAACGCCGATGACGTAAACAATGTACTTCCAAAAGGCGACGGATCTTCGATCCCAAAACATGAACACCACCCCGGCGAGGGCAAGGACTGCCATAAAAACCGGAAATGCGGCCAGAGCGAATAGCCAATAAGTGAACGGCATGCCGTCCACCGAATTTGCCGAAAAGTACAGCACCGGTTTCGCCGGGTCGGGCGAGGCGACGAACGCTCGCCGAACGCCGTAAAGTCCGACCGGAAGTCCTTCAATGTTGGTTTGAAGCGGCGAGTTCTTTAGAAGCACATCGCCGCGGATGCCGCCTTTGTTATTGCCTCGCTCCGGTATCGGCCCGCCGTAGAAGGCGATGAGGCCGTTCGGATGCGTTTCGGGACCGATGAGGTGAATCTCGCGTCGAATCCAGTCATCGATCCGTCCGGTCGCTGGGTCGAGTTGCTTCGGGCCGATCTCCATCGTCCCATCTACCGCTTCGGTCCAACTAAAGAAAAGTATGTTGCCGTTAGGGAGCAATTGCGGAGACGCGGCGTTCACGCCTTCCGGCGAAATGGGTTCTTGCCCCCGTCCATCAGCGGCCATCTTGAATATTCGCTCGTGGCCCGTCCTGTTACTGTAAAAGTAGATGGTTTGTCCGTCGGGCGTCCACTCTGGGCTGCCGTCCCATCCGACCGAATCGGTCAGCCGCTTTAGGTCGCCGCCAGAGCTGTTCATCAGCCAGATGTCGCCCGTTCGCCGGCGTGCAAAGGGAAACTGAGAATGCTCTTTTATCGGATGGCCGCGGTCGCTTGAAAAGGCAATAAAGGAACCATCGGGCGAGAACGCAGGCCTGAAGTCGCCGCCAGGATGGTCCGTCAGGTTGCGGGCCGCTGCAAGCGATATCTCGCCGGCCGGGTTGAATGGTGCGAGGAATATCTCGGCGTCGCCAAGATGTGTAGAGACGAAGGCGATCCATTTGCCGTCCGGCGAAACGACCGCCTGATCTTGCATCGAATCAGTTCTGAGGAGTTGCCGCTCAGGCGAACTCCCATCGGCAGGCTTGATGAAAAGATTCGGTTTTCCTGTCCGCTCCGATGTGAAAATGATCCAGCGTCCGTCCGGGGTGATCGAAGGGCCATAGTCAAGCCCGGCATCGTCCGTAAACGCGGCGATCGTTTGCCCGCCATCGCGGGAGACATAAATATCGGTGCTGTTGAACCGGTAGGCGTTGTAGAAGATCCGATCGGGAGCTTGTGCGTTGAAAGCCGACACACAAAGTATGACGATCACAATGAAACCGAAAGCATTACGCATAGTCTGATCTCCAATTTGGATTTACTGAGAAAAATACACTTCACCTCGGCCGAAAAATTCCGGAGGTGTGCGGATCGGGTTCGATCAAACTGCGGGTTCGTGGACGTGAACTGACAGCATGATACACGAGATGTCCGATCGAGCAAACTGAAGTGAATCGGCCGAAAAAGAAAATCCTTGCGGAAATACTCTAAAACCGATATTCTTCATCTGTTTTTGCTCTCGTTTTGTGTCTTGGCAGATACGTCCGTCCGGTCAGTTTAGAAGCGACGCTTTTCGGTTCGGTTTTGAGAGTTTGGTAATTGCAAATTTGAAGCTTCTGAAACTTTCGGCACGGGTGCGTCGCTGCCTTGAGTCGGCCGCCGAATATCGGCCAGCTCGCCTTGCCCGGCTTTTCTGCTTCTCGGATACTTTTCTAGGAAAATGGGTACAAAACTTTACGTCGGAAACCTTTCTTTTAACATTACGAGCGACGATCTTCAGGATCATTTTGCGGCTGCCGGTGAGGTAGCATCTGCGAACGTCATAACCGACCGCGACACAGGCCGCTCGCGTGGATTTGGCTTTGTCGAAATGGCGACGGAGGACGGGGCGACGAACGCGATCGCTCAATTCAACGGCACTGATTATGACGGCCGCAACCTGGTCGTCAGCGAGGCACGCCCGCGTGAAGATCACGGCGGTGGTGGTGGCAGAAATCGCGGCGGCCGTGGGAATTTTGGCGGCGGCGGTTATTGATCGGCCGAACGCTTGAATTAACGAAGAAAGAGACGCAAGGTGAGCGCAGATGCTCGCCCAGCGTCTCTTTTCGCTTTCCGGAAGGCCTTAATAGATGACGCGGCCGTTAAAGTTTACGAGCATCATCACAAGTTCATCGATCAAAGCGACCCGCGTCCGCGTTTCGGGAATGCCGTTGACGAGTGCCGAGAAGATCACCTCTTCGCCGGCGGCGGTCGTTAGATATCCCGAGAGTGCCGAGACCTGATTGATGGTGCCGGTCTTTCCGCGGACGTTGCCCTCGCCACGTGTTCCCTTAAAGCGGTTGCGGAGCGTGCCATCGACACCGCCGATGGTCAGGCTGTCTCGCCAGGCCTGGGCGAACCGGCTCCGCTTGCCCATGTAATCGTAAATAGCGATGACCGCATCCGGCGAGACTATATTGTGGCGCGAGAGCCCGCTTCCGTCGTATTGGACAAAGCTGTCCTCCGCCGCACCGGCCTGCTTCATAAAGTCGCGGACGACCATTATCCCGAGCTCGCTGCTTGTACGGTTCTGGTTGCCGTTCGGCTGCGGCATCTTTCGGCCGACCTCTTCACCGAGCGTCCAGAGCAAAGTTTCGGTGTACATATTCTGGCTCGGTTTCATCGTCATGGCCGCGATCACAGAAAGCGGTGGCGACTCGACCTTTGCAAGCTCGAACGTAATATCGGTCGGCATCCGAGCCTTGTCGTTCATCGCATACGTGCGGCCGGTCACCTCGACGCCTTTCTCCAACAGTCTCTGCTTGAGCAATGAGACGAACATCTCCGCCGGACGCGAGACGGCGACGTTACCGGAATATCCCGCATTTCCAACGGGCAGTTCGCCGCTGATCTCGATGATGTTCTGGTCGAGCTTTTTGTGGATGCGAAGCGTCCGCGGCGACCCCGCCGGTGCCGTAATGCAGGTATTGACGACCCGCACGATCATATTGACCGGCGTCAATTGTGCGCTGCATGAGTAACCGACCGGGCCGGGTTTTACGCTCAACGCGACCGCATTGTCATTGACCGGCAGGGCCGAGACCTCGGCACCGTAATAGAACTGGAGGTCGTCCCATTCCCATCCGGTCGGGAGCGGGCTTCCGCTAAAGTATGTCTCGTCGCCGATGATGTCGCCTTCGATCTTCTTTACGCCGGCGGCGATGATCGCATCGGCGACGCGGTCAATCCCCTTGAAGTAGTCGCCGTTGTTTGATGTGTAAGAAAGCGACACGTCACCGCGGCCGAATACCCGGAGCGGCCCTGCAATGGTGCCATCCCGGACGGCTTCGCGTGAATAAATGGAGGTGACGAAGCGGAAATCCGGCGTCAGCTTTTCGAGGGCTGTCGCGAC
This window harbors:
- a CDS encoding FAD-binding oxidoreductase yields the protein MNRQAINSSSAETIIIGGGVVGVSVAYHLAERGAKDVLILEREADQGRGSTGAATGGVRAQFETEINIRMSVYSIDFFENWDHDCGYEPRGYLFFATEPKHFDYLKRNVELQRRLGVKGVETVGPEAIREMIPGMNCSDILGGSFGRQDGFIDPPAVMRGFTERALALCARLETGARVLNILTNNGRVTGVETEAGRIDCGRVVVCTGAWAAELAATAGISLPVEPLRRQIVWARSAEPLPPGLPMVIDLGTGFHFRPAKNSEHELMFAYPDPNEQPSFSRELDDAFVEKIRERARHRAPWLYETEVVREKCRVGLYENTPDHHAILGGCEVDGLYFANGFSGHGVMHSPATGRALAEIILDGKASFLDVSMLSLARFARGELLHETAFI
- the mpl gene encoding UDP-N-acetylmuramate:L-alanyl-gamma-D-glutamyl-meso-diaminopimelate ligase, which codes for MHYHLIGICGTAMASLAGMLQAGGHRVTGSDQNVYPPMSTQLEALGIEILNGYRAENADIGADCVVVGNAISRGNPELEEVLNRKLVYRSQAEIVKELFIRGRRSLVVAGTHGKTTTTSIATWVAEVGGLDPSFLVGGVVQNFGASFRVTDSDFFVIEGDEYDTAYFDKKPKFMHYLPEIAIVNNIEFDHADIYRDLQEIKFQFSRLMNLVPGNGRLICGIDSPVVREVLDEMHGRLFTQIETFGLSDDAKWQARYIDFAGDVTRFTVFKEGHSWGEFETHLIGEFNVRNCLAVIIAADAWGISKEKIQEALDTFKSVKRRMEVRGTVAGVTVIDDFAHHPTAVEETLKALRMKYDGRRLIAVFEPRSWSSRLAVFQEPYTKAFSYADHIIIASVYNTSKASELGKVLDVDELVKDIELQGKSAFAFPDADAIVEHLTPEMKSGDVIAVMSNGGFGGIHEKLLGILQRRQ
- a CDS encoding PD40 domain-containing protein is translated as MRNAFGFIVIVILCVSAFNAQAPDRIFYNAYRFNSTDIYVSRDGGQTIAAFTDDAGLDYGPSITPDGRWIIFTSERTGKPNLFIKPADGSSPERQLLRTDSMQDQAVVSPDGKWIAFVSTHLGDAEIFLAPFNPAGEISLAAARNLTDHPGGDFRPAFSPDGSFIAFSSDRGHPIKEHSQFPFARRRTGDIWLMNSSGGDLKRLTDSVGWDGSPEWTPDGQTIYFYSNRTGHERIFKMAADGRGQEPISPEGVNAASPQLLPNGNILFFSWTEAVDGTMEIGPKQLDPATGRIDDWIRREIHLIGPETHPNGLIAFYGGPIPERGNNKGGIRGDVLLKNSPLQTNIEGLPVGLYGVRRAFVASPDPAKPVLYFSANSVDGMPFTYWLFALAAFPVFMAVLALAGVVFMFWDRRSVAFWKYIVYVIGVLAILFSVVGAFFLVAVNSPGSIVKVASVMGVLGLLLLLLALFFFRQGRTRNSAGDPRSRLSRLSALATGLGAAAALYIAIFTPFFMNTGAEFFAYNYREDRLEKLFDFGVDYWTHPAFASVLDTRMMADGRSLTFTTGLFFGSEPDKGSIWSYNLESRQLERPVSSGMNDGFGDFTTDGKKTVFRSSRSGHFDIYLSENGQVRNLTNDAHKDNFPTISADGTKIAFSSDREGAPYASRKAMDIFLIELQPDGNWTPPRKLTTSKGQNAHAHFSPDGNWVIYTTEDFGIADEEPLVQSTGFHPQLYGEIVALRLSDGKRIRLTHNKWEDGTPLWVKGY
- a CDS encoding RNA-binding protein: MGTKLYVGNLSFNITSDDLQDHFAAAGEVASANVITDRDTGRSRGFGFVEMATEDGATNAIAQFNGTDYDGRNLVVSEARPREDHGGGGGRNRGGRGNFGGGGY
- the dacB gene encoding D-alanyl-D-alanine carboxypeptidase/D-alanyl-D-alanine-endopeptidase, which encodes MKPRRFRNILFPAVLFLAISTGVGQTPVTKTVSSAPTRSAELADLESSIQTVLSRPEYRRGQIGFKAVSAKDGRVIFEHNSEKYFMPASNMKNFTVATALEKLTPDFRFVTSIYSREAVRDGTIAGPLRVFGRGDVSLSYTSNNGDYFKGIDRVADAIIAAGVKKIEGDIIGDETYFSGSPLPTGWEWDDLQFYYGAEVSALPVNDNAVALSVKPGPVGYSCSAQLTPVNMIVRVVNTCITAPAGSPRTLRIHKKLDQNIIEISGELPVGNAGYSGNVAVSRPAEMFVSLLKQRLLEKGVEVTGRTYAMNDKARMPTDITFELAKVESPPLSVIAAMTMKPSQNMYTETLLWTLGEEVGRKMPQPNGNQNRTSSELGIMVVRDFMKQAGAAEDSFVQYDGSGLSRHNIVSPDAVIAIYDYMGKRSRFAQAWRDSLTIGGVDGTLRNRFKGTRGEGNVRGKTGTINQVSALSGYLTTAAGEEVIFSALVNGIPETRTRVALIDELVMMLVNFNGRVIY